A window of Gossypium raimondii isolate GPD5lz chromosome 7, ASM2569854v1, whole genome shotgun sequence genomic DNA:
ttctgatttttaaattttaaaaattaattaaatgtttatgtcCACGTGACAATCCATGTACATGcaatgtcaacaaagttaaaaaatattaatctttccattcattttggggtgatttgacaaaaaaaacataaattttaagggttaaaaggtaaaaaaattaatggaagataaataattttttgtaaagttagaaagtcaaaaaattattatgtcaATATTTAATTGTAGATAAATAAAGGtggaaaaaattaaactagccttaaaaaaattaattttcatatataacaaaatggatgaaagacttctttttttttgtgaattacaAGAAGAGGGCAAAACCCTAACAATAACACAATTAGCGTGATTTAAACCCAAGCCGCATTTAAGACAGTGAACACCTTGACTATCAAGATATCATACAAAGTTcaaagatattttaaatatataaaaaaaatacctaaAATATTTTGGCTCTTTTACATTAAATCTTGAGTGTTGTATATGTCACATAATAAGTATGAATTACTTAGTAGAagttttagactccacaagtaAAGTTAGAGGTTAATAAGTATTTTATAGGagaatagtaaaatattaaaatatatatatttaaaaaaacgagacacatatcaattttttaaagcttCCCATACCAATATACCAACATTTTCATAAACTTCCAACAAGATTGGAAGGGTCAATAATTAgccattttttctcttctctttccttGTTTTCAATGAGTCAAGACGCGCTAATTTAATGGACATTAAATTCAATAACGAGGCTTAAAATTCATGGGCATTGAACAAGGTGAAGGGGGAGGTTTCTGTTATGTATAAATACTGAGCCAGGCTTCAATCAAACACCATGAACACTACTGCTGCTATTGTAAGtaagaaaacaatgaaaaggTGCTCCAAAGATAACAACTCACCACTTATCTTTGCGCTGCTTCTGGCATCTCTACTTTTATCAACGGGGAATTCAGGGTGTGTGTTAGTTGAAGCAAGAATTCCCCACTTCTCAGTTATCCAAGGTACCCCCTTGTCAAACACTATCGTTGACACATGAAAATATACAATCACAAAAAGAATAATGAATTCTCAGGTGTATGTCCTTGTAATTTTGGGTTTGTGCACATAACAGGCAGTTTGAAGAGTGATATATACCGTCGGAGATTGAGGCCATTTCCTCCGATAGGTATGAATTCCCCAGACCCTAATGGCAGCCATGGCCAAACCCCTAAGAGCTGAGAAAAACGAGAACAAAATCCGTATTGCATTCCCTACTAATTCAGGTAATCTCCATCTGTTGTTCTCTACTAAATATGGCTTTCACCTTTTGAAGTTAAATCCTTTTAAAACGAAGATTAAAGCTGTTGTATAATAGTAAAGACCCTTCCACCTTCTATcttcaatatataataataaaagatactTCTTCATAGGTACAAAATTCTAACCCTTTATCCCTGTAAGATGGGTTTTACATTAATTGTAGTCCATCAgatacatgcatacatatatcACTAGTTTTTTTTTGCATTAAGGGCTAAACGGCAGTGCATGATCTTTGGAATGTTCTCCATGGCCATACCAATCCTGCATTTAAGATAGCTCTTATCTAAGCAACCACTCCGAAAGGCACAATAACACTggtaaaacataaaatttgcaGACAAATTATGGAATAaagttgttattttatttaagctgAAACATGAACTTTATAGCATAATTCCGAAGGTCCTCTctctatttaatatattattatactaCCTAAAAATATACATCACAATGGGAAATTACATCAGATATAAGAAAAGGTGGAAGATGTGCAATTGCATACTTTCTTGAGGCTATTGGAACAGTACCTTAAGCAGTGGTAATGTAAGCTTCCTTAGATTACAGTTCCACTAGGAATTAAGGCATCCTTGATTACTGTCACAATCCCACTCTTTATGAAATATCCATCCGTTTCCCTTGCAGTTTCTTGCACATTGTCACTATTAAtgatctgaaaaaaaaaatgcaacatTCATTGTCAACGTTTTAACCTTggaaatctaataaaaatagatcTTTTAGATGGGATAAAATGTTCTTGAAGTTGTTATTGCAATAAATCCCTTTGTTTTTTGTTGGCATTCAGTTAAGAACTTTGTACTATTGCCTTCAGAAGAATTTTTATGCTAAATCTAGGAAAAGAGCTGAGGAGAAGAATTTTTATGCTAGACTAAGTTCCATGCAGAAGAAAGCAGCACCAAGGTGCCAGTGAGAATTTAGGGACTGAAACTCATATCTCTCCCTGAGGGTTTAACTACTGTGCTGAGACCACAAAAAAATCATagtaaatgactaaatttatgtaaggtaaaaaaaaaaaaaaaaaaaccaaccttCACATTGTCACCAATTCGAGCATTCTTGTCAATAATGGCTCTCTTGATGTGCGAATTCTTTCCAATACCAATTGGAACGCTTCCCTTTGCAGCAAGAAACCTTCTGTCAGCATCAGTCTGGAcgaaggaaaagagaagatattGTCAGAGGCAATAGTATGTGTCAAATATAAAAGAAAGCTAATTATTTTCAGGCCATTATACCTCATAATAATCTGCTCCCATCAGTAAGGTATCTTCTATGATTGCGCCCTCAGAAATGCAAGATCGAAGACCAACAACAGAATGGTGAATTTTACAGTTCTGCAATTAACCAAAATACCATGATGATTAACTCTCATCAATTGTCTAACTTCCATAGGCAGAATATTGACATAGCCCCAAGGAACTGACCTTAATCACACAGCCCTCACCAATAACACTATCTGTAACATCAGCATCAAGCATTTTGGATGGAGGCAAATATCGAGGCTGGGTGTAGATTGGAGACGATCGGTCATAGAAGCTAGGAAGAAAGATCAAAACCATAAaggtaattaattttatcatcaACTAGTCataataataatgcattgaTGAACTAAAACAACCTGAAATCTGGCACTGGCTTTTTGGTAATTCCCAGATTTGCATTATAAAATGCCTCAATGGTACCAATGTCCTCCCAGTAGCCATCATACAGGTAAGCTTGCACCTACATGGATTTAAAAGCAATTAGAATTCCGAACAAGTATAACTATTTCTCCATGAAGTGAAGAAAAGATCAATGTGGCAACATAGTTGAATCCCATCATGCATAAAATTCTAACAATGAGCTTGATAAAGGTAACAGCCATAAAGATGAAGGGATATATGAAAAGCATACTTACCCTCATCCCAATGGAAGTAGCACCGGGAATGACTTCACTTCCAAAATCATTGGCACCCGGAAACTTTTCTCTAAGAAGATCCAACATCACATTCTTACTAACAACATATATGCCCATACTAGCAATGTAAGGCATCTCTTTTGCCCTCTCATCATCAAGACCTAAAATTGTTGTATCAACCTAAAACAACACCATCAAACTCAGAACCAGAAAAACAATAACAGCATGAAATCCGTATCCGAATAAAGATTCTACCTTCATAGCTTTAAGTTGGTCCCCTTTCGGTTTCTCAGCAAATTCAATTATACGCCCTTCTTCATCAATCTTCATCAGACCGAAAGCAGTAGCCCGTTTTTCATCCATGGGCAATGCAGCTACAGTGATATCAGCATCAGTCTCTCTATGCGCCTGGATAAACTTTTCATAGTCCATTCTATACAAATGGTCCCCAGCAAGAACCAAGAATTCCAAAACATTATGCTCCTCAAACAACCATAAATACTGCCTCACCGCATCTGCTGTCCCCTGTacattcaaactcaaattttagcaaatcaaaacccaaagaagtaccaaatttaaaatccatttgAGTGATATAATCAACAACAGACCTGGAACCAATTTGGGTTCTCAGGACTCTGCTGAGCTGCAAGAACTTCGACGAACCCTTCGTTCTTGTAACCACCCATGTTACTAGCATATGCACGGGAAAGGTGACGATTGAGAGAAGCAGAATTGAACTGAGTGAGAACGTAGATTTTTGATACATTACTGTTCAAGCAATTGCTAACCGGAATATCAATTAGCCTATAATTTGCTCCTAATGGAACAGCCGGCTTAGCTCTCTTCTTTGTTAGTGGGTAAAGCCTTGTCCCTGCTCCACCTCCCAAAATAATCCCCAAAACACTCTGCCAAAATAATAATcacaaaaatttccaaaaacaaaaagaatttcccacattttcatcaaaatgcatatttaaaaaaaaaaaaaagcttagaTCTTTGAGCATGTCAGAAACAGTGATAAACATAAAGCTTACTCTACTAGCGTCGGGGTCCAAACATGTTTGAGAGTTTTGAGAATCGGAAACTGCTTTCGGTGAAATGATGAAAGGAGTTCGTTTCATTTGCCGGGAAGAAGTAACAGTTTTGGAAACAAGCTTATCACCTGATAGAGCAGAAGCCGAGAATGACAAGGTTCGAGGAGCCAAGAATATACCGCTAGAGGGAGAAATTGAAGCAGCATTGGATGAGGAAGAGGACTTAGTAGTAGTAATCAATCTCAAAGCAGCTGTAGCAGCCATGTTGGGAAAGTTTACGGGAATGATATGAGGATGGAACAGCAGCTTTAAAAAAAGATCTGAAATTGACGAGGAATTCAGCAATGGAATTGCCCTTAATGTCTCTGTAAATTTACTAGCTCATTTTAGAATGCTTCTGTCGCTATTCACGGGCTTTTCTGAGATTTCATAATCtttttagttttgtattttataagaaaaaaatcattttcggcAGTGAAGAATAATTGGGTGGCTGTCATCTTCCTAGTAAACTGAGAtcacattatttaattaaaatatatagttttaagatttttttttatttatatcaaaataatacaattagAAGCGTAAA
This region includes:
- the LOC105803769 gene encoding glucose-1-phosphate adenylyltransferase small subunit 2, chloroplastic translates to MAATAALRLITTTKSSSSSNAASISPSSGIFLAPRTLSFSASALSGDKLVSKTVTSSRQMKRTPFIISPKAVSDSQNSQTCLDPDASRSVLGIILGGGAGTRLYPLTKKRAKPAVPLGANYRLIDIPVSNCLNSNVSKIYVLTQFNSASLNRHLSRAYASNMGGYKNEGFVEVLAAQQSPENPNWFQGTADAVRQYLWLFEEHNVLEFLVLAGDHLYRMDYEKFIQAHRETDADITVAALPMDEKRATAFGLMKIDEEGRIIEFAEKPKGDQLKAMKVDTTILGLDDERAKEMPYIASMGIYVVSKNVMLDLLREKFPGANDFGSEVIPGATSIGMRVQAYLYDGYWEDIGTIEAFYNANLGITKKPVPDFSFYDRSSPIYTQPRYLPPSKMLDADVTDSVIGEGCVIKNCKIHHSVVGLRSCISEGAIIEDTLLMGADYYETDADRRFLAAKGSVPIGIGKNSHIKRAIIDKNARIGDNVKIINSDNVQETARETDGYFIKSGIVTVIKDALIPSGTVI